The following proteins are co-located in the Paludibaculum fermentans genome:
- a CDS encoding efflux RND transporter permease subunit → MIDRIIDFSARRRGTVAGGVLALAMWGCWSMGRIPLDALPDLGETQVILYSRWDRSPDLIEDQVTYPIVTAMLGAPKVKAVRGISDFGYSFVYVIFEDGTDLYWARSRTQEYLAGAISSLPPGVRTELGPDATSLGWIYQYAVTDASGKRTPAELRSTQDFFLRYHLRSVPGVAEVAAVGGFTSQYQVTVDPARLRALGLPMSKIVEAVRRSNIETGGRLLEFGGSEYMVRGRGYLKNPEDLEEVVVSDGEGTGSVRLKDVGTVARGPEIRRGLADLNGRGETVSGIVIMRQGANALDVIRGVKMKLEQIQTGLPAGVRIVPVYDRSELIGRVIDNLRTTLLEIAITVAVVVLLFLWHPASAIIPILTIPLTVLAVAGPFHLLGLSWNVMSLGGIAIATGALVDAAIVVVEQTHKRLEEWQEAGSVGDQDAVIVRAMKEVARPAFFALLIMAVAFLPVFALDGQEGRLFHPLAYAKSLTMLIAAFLTITLDPALRLMFARLGRRHWHGGRAGRCMASLLSSRVRNEEHHPLSRTLIRLYEPALIHALNRKGIILAAILAAAALTAPLCWRLGSEFMPPLDEGVLLYMPSTVASISIAQAKRLVQLTDARLRRMPEIAQVLGKAGRADTATDIAPLSMLETVVVLKPREQWPEQPTWYTSWAPAWLKPLFRRITSDRMSQKELIGKLDTALRLPGIANSWTMPIRGRIDMLATGMRSPLGLKISGADLQVIQDLGAQAEEVLRPVAGTRSVFAERVNDGRYVDIDWDRRELAAAGINMEDAQVAVENSIGGENVTTVIQGRARYPVNVRLPRDWREDLDALRRVPVSGGEGSKSVPLGQLARVQTTQGPAMIRDENGLLTGYVYIDLEGRDPQEYVAEAEALLGAKLKLPGGYTLLWSGQYESYQRLSQRLRQVVPLTLLLIAILLYWNTGSLGRTALVLLAVPFSAIGAIWSLYLLGYPMSPAVWVGMIALLGVDAETGTFMVMYLDLAYEARKASGRLRTRSDLRQAILGGAVRRIRPKFMTVATMFIGLVPVLWSTGTGSEVMKRIAAPMVGGLASSFLIELIVYPVLYDLWKSRQLPDAGAFSGGWHTPPFEVLAETGHTSVSHSTQGAVSSGD, encoded by the coding sequence ATGATTGACCGGATCATCGACTTCTCGGCCCGCCGGCGGGGAACCGTGGCGGGCGGGGTTCTCGCCCTGGCGATGTGGGGCTGCTGGAGCATGGGACGGATCCCGCTCGACGCCCTGCCGGACCTCGGTGAGACCCAGGTGATCCTGTACTCGCGTTGGGATCGCAGTCCGGACCTCATCGAGGACCAAGTAACTTACCCCATCGTCACCGCCATGCTGGGCGCGCCGAAGGTCAAGGCAGTACGGGGCATCTCTGACTTTGGGTACTCCTTTGTCTATGTGATCTTCGAGGATGGAACTGATCTGTACTGGGCGCGCTCGCGCACCCAGGAGTATCTCGCCGGAGCCATCTCCAGCCTGCCGCCCGGCGTCAGGACGGAGTTGGGGCCCGACGCAACAAGCCTGGGGTGGATCTATCAGTACGCCGTAACCGACGCCTCCGGCAAACGGACGCCGGCGGAACTGCGCTCGACGCAGGACTTCTTTCTTCGCTATCACCTGCGTTCCGTGCCTGGCGTGGCCGAGGTCGCCGCCGTGGGCGGATTTACTTCGCAGTACCAGGTGACCGTCGATCCGGCCCGGTTGCGCGCCCTCGGCTTGCCGATGTCAAAAATCGTGGAGGCAGTTCGGCGCAGCAACATCGAGACGGGCGGCCGGTTGCTGGAGTTCGGCGGATCTGAGTACATGGTGCGCGGCCGCGGTTATCTGAAGAATCCAGAGGACCTGGAAGAGGTCGTGGTGTCGGACGGCGAAGGCACGGGTTCGGTCCGATTGAAGGACGTTGGAACGGTGGCCAGAGGACCTGAGATACGGCGCGGCCTGGCTGACCTCAACGGCCGGGGAGAGACGGTCTCCGGAATCGTCATCATGCGCCAGGGCGCGAACGCGCTGGATGTGATACGGGGCGTTAAGATGAAGCTCGAACAGATCCAAACGGGCCTGCCGGCGGGTGTGCGCATCGTGCCTGTGTACGACCGCTCGGAGCTGATCGGCCGCGTCATCGACAATTTGCGAACGACCTTGTTGGAGATTGCCATTACGGTAGCGGTGGTCGTTTTGCTGTTTCTCTGGCATCCCGCAAGTGCCATCATCCCCATCCTGACGATCCCGCTGACAGTGCTGGCCGTGGCCGGCCCCTTTCACCTGCTGGGACTTTCCTGGAACGTCATGTCCCTGGGAGGCATCGCCATTGCGACCGGAGCATTGGTCGACGCTGCAATCGTTGTGGTCGAACAGACCCACAAGCGGCTGGAGGAGTGGCAGGAAGCCGGCTCGGTGGGCGATCAGGATGCCGTGATTGTCCGCGCCATGAAGGAAGTGGCGCGTCCGGCGTTCTTTGCCTTGCTGATCATGGCGGTCGCGTTCCTGCCGGTGTTCGCGCTGGATGGCCAGGAGGGTCGGTTGTTCCACCCGCTGGCTTACGCAAAAAGCCTGACTATGCTGATCGCGGCCTTCCTGACCATCACTTTGGATCCGGCACTCCGGCTGATGTTTGCGCGCCTCGGGCGCCGGCATTGGCATGGCGGGAGGGCGGGCCGGTGCATGGCCTCGTTGCTTAGCAGCAGAGTTCGCAACGAGGAGCATCATCCCCTCAGCCGGACTCTCATCCGCCTCTACGAGCCCGCTTTGATTCATGCCTTGAACCGGAAAGGCATCATCCTGGCGGCGATTCTAGCCGCCGCCGCGCTCACAGCGCCGCTTTGCTGGCGCCTGGGTTCTGAATTCATGCCGCCCCTGGACGAGGGAGTGCTGCTGTATATGCCATCAACGGTGGCCAGCATTTCAATTGCTCAGGCGAAGCGCCTTGTTCAGCTCACCGACGCGCGCTTGCGGAGAATGCCGGAGATCGCCCAGGTGCTTGGCAAGGCCGGGCGAGCCGATACCGCCACGGACATCGCGCCGCTATCGATGCTGGAAACGGTGGTCGTGTTGAAGCCTCGTGAACAGTGGCCGGAACAGCCCACGTGGTACACATCGTGGGCGCCCGCCTGGCTCAAGCCGCTGTTCCGGCGCATCACTTCCGATCGCATGTCCCAGAAGGAACTAATTGGCAAACTGGATACCGCGTTGCGCCTGCCCGGTATTGCAAATTCCTGGACCATGCCCATCCGAGGGCGTATCGACATGCTGGCCACCGGCATGCGAAGCCCCCTCGGACTGAAGATCTCCGGCGCCGACTTGCAGGTAATTCAGGATCTGGGTGCGCAAGCCGAGGAGGTATTGAGACCCGTAGCCGGGACGCGCAGCGTCTTTGCCGAGCGTGTCAACGACGGCCGGTATGTGGATATCGACTGGGATCGCCGGGAACTCGCCGCCGCTGGCATCAACATGGAAGACGCGCAGGTCGCTGTAGAGAACTCTATCGGTGGCGAAAATGTCACAACGGTGATCCAGGGCCGGGCCCGCTACCCGGTAAACGTGCGCCTGCCGCGGGACTGGCGCGAGGATTTGGACGCCCTGCGCCGCGTGCCGGTCAGCGGAGGGGAAGGCAGCAAGAGCGTACCACTGGGCCAACTGGCCAGGGTTCAGACTACGCAGGGCCCAGCCATGATTCGCGACGAGAATGGGCTGCTGACCGGCTATGTCTACATCGACCTCGAAGGCCGCGATCCGCAAGAGTACGTCGCCGAAGCGGAAGCTCTCCTGGGGGCCAAACTCAAGCTGCCAGGCGGCTATACGCTGCTGTGGAGCGGCCAGTATGAGTCGTATCAGCGGTTGAGCCAGCGGCTCAGGCAGGTGGTTCCGCTGACGCTGTTGCTCATCGCAATCCTTCTGTATTGGAACACCGGCTCGCTCGGCAGGACGGCGCTCGTCCTCCTGGCCGTACCCTTCTCCGCTATAGGAGCGATCTGGAGCCTGTACCTTCTGGGCTACCCGATGAGCCCGGCCGTCTGGGTCGGCATGATCGCCCTGCTGGGGGTGGATGCGGAAACCGGTACGTTCATGGTGATGTACCTGGATCTGGCGTACGAAGCCAGAAAGGCCTCCGGCCGCCTGCGAACCAGAAGCGACTTGCGGCAGGCGATTCTAGGCGGAGCCGTACGGCGCATCCGGCCCAAGTTCATGACGGTAGCCACCATGTTCATCGGATTGGTGCCGGTACTCTGGTCCACGGGGACAGGATCGGAAGTGATGAAGCGCATTGCCGCGCCGATGGTCGGCGGACTCGCCTCGTCCTTCCTCATAGAACTGATCGTCTATCCCGTGCTCTACGACTTGTGGAAATCAAGACAGCTGCCGGACGCGGGTGCGTTCAGCGGAGGCTGGCACACGCCGCCTTTTGAAGTGCTTGCGGAAACGGGGCACACCTCCGTTTCGCATTCGACGCAGGGTGCGGTATCGTCCGGCGATTGA
- a CDS encoding efflux RND transporter periplasmic adaptor subunit, giving the protein MVVVAFFAGRATSHPGAAATSGIGRKALYYVDPMHPQYRSDRPGTAPDCGMDLEPVYSDGRPTATSAMSPGSVRLTPEQEQVIQLETETMQPAGTREIRTAGRVVPDEALTFGVSAGVDGWVRRVYSGETGTRVKQGQPLASFYGRDLASPQQAYVYALESSERLRKQATAEPGQSALAARQLSTARNDLRFAGMGDAQIEELERTRQEMLDIDLTSPAAGQIIERNVAVGQRFMKGDQLYRIADLSRVWVLAELSSRETPASGSVQGAKVLLDGTAPIEAKAASVAPQFDQEGRTGRVRLEVNNPDRRLVPGMVVSVVLDWPAGTNPTLPADAVLNSGSGNRAFVARGDGQYELRAIETGRQDRGRVEVRSGLRLDERVVTAGAFLLDSESRLKQPVHPKAEPGREVQMVTDLSCGMAITVAGARTVQWRGALHYFCSEQCKRKFETAHGILLTRATGNAHD; this is encoded by the coding sequence ATGGTGGTTGTAGCCTTCTTTGCAGGACGCGCAACCAGCCATCCCGGAGCGGCCGCCACATCGGGTATCGGGCGCAAAGCCCTCTACTACGTTGACCCCATGCATCCGCAATACCGCTCAGACAGGCCAGGTACCGCGCCGGATTGCGGCATGGACCTGGAACCTGTCTATTCGGACGGCCGCCCCACCGCAACGTCCGCCATGAGCCCAGGCAGTGTGCGCCTCACGCCCGAGCAGGAACAGGTCATCCAGCTCGAAACAGAAACGATGCAACCCGCCGGAACAAGGGAGATTCGGACCGCTGGACGAGTGGTCCCGGACGAAGCACTGACATTTGGGGTCTCAGCCGGAGTGGACGGCTGGGTGCGCCGGGTTTACTCGGGCGAAACGGGCACCCGTGTAAAACAAGGTCAGCCACTGGCCTCCTTCTATGGACGGGATCTCGCCTCCCCGCAACAGGCCTATGTTTATGCGCTGGAGTCTTCCGAGAGGCTTCGCAAACAAGCTACTGCCGAGCCGGGCCAGTCCGCCCTGGCGGCACGTCAACTCTCTACAGCGAGGAATGACTTGCGCTTCGCGGGCATGGGCGATGCACAGATCGAGGAGTTGGAGAGAACCCGCCAGGAGATGCTCGACATCGATCTGACCTCACCGGCAGCCGGCCAGATTATCGAGCGGAACGTCGCTGTCGGACAGCGCTTCATGAAAGGGGACCAACTGTACCGCATTGCCGACCTTTCCCGCGTGTGGGTGCTGGCCGAACTCTCCAGCCGCGAAACCCCCGCGAGTGGAAGTGTTCAGGGCGCAAAGGTGCTGCTGGACGGAACTGCGCCAATCGAGGCGAAGGCCGCATCCGTGGCTCCCCAGTTCGACCAGGAAGGACGTACGGGGCGCGTGCGACTGGAGGTCAACAACCCGGATCGCAGGCTTGTGCCCGGAATGGTGGTGAGTGTTGTCCTCGATTGGCCCGCCGGTACAAACCCAACGCTGCCGGCCGACGCCGTACTGAACTCAGGCTCAGGAAATCGGGCATTTGTGGCTCGCGGTGACGGCCAGTATGAGTTGCGAGCCATTGAAACCGGCAGGCAGGATCGCGGCCGTGTCGAGGTCAGAAGCGGATTGCGCCTCGACGAACGGGTCGTGACCGCCGGCGCGTTCCTGCTCGATTCCGAGAGCCGCCTGAAGCAGCCAGTCCATCCAAAGGCGGAACCGGGCCGGGAAGTGCAAATGGTGACGGATCTCTCCTGCGGCATGGCGATCACGGTTGCCGGCGCCCGGACGGTGCAGTGGAGAGGGGCTCTCCACTACTTCTGCTCGGAACAATGCAAACGGAAGTTCGAAACAGCGCACGGAATCCTACTCACCCGGGCCACGGGCAACGCGCATGATTGA
- a CDS encoding alpha/beta hydrolase produces the protein MPACRSGRAVPLFSVLAIAACALSAQTAERPALPPLPAPIGVPKPGPVTDAPYAPQPILQGGVVVPLYPPGSPFLKMDRVREAEQYNLSQTVPGRINSIVNIHNPSIEVHTVDRSINTGAAVIVVAGGGHNTLNVGSEAADFVPFFYNYGINTVILRNRLRRDGYNPQTEAVYDTLQAIRLVRAYAKEWNLDPNRIGVMGFSAGAELTAAAAVRFDEFDKANNAAGDPLAGITSRPDFDGIIYPGPSPFAKNRVAPAIPRNVSPAFLVCGGSGDRVHAIWAMEYYNAMLALGVPNIEMHLYGNGRHPGDPLPDGTRMTGGLTDRNHTPFGTWQFRFIDWFRDLGFLQKPGVETKAAHDVAVFVTQPPIVDRPATAPAKP, from the coding sequence ATGCCTGCTTGCCGTTCCGGCCGTGCTGTTCCCCTGTTCTCCGTGCTGGCTATCGCGGCCTGCGCGCTTTCCGCACAGACGGCGGAGCGCCCCGCCTTGCCTCCGCTGCCGGCGCCGATCGGCGTGCCGAAGCCGGGTCCGGTGACCGATGCGCCCTACGCGCCCCAGCCCATCCTGCAGGGCGGTGTCGTGGTGCCGCTGTATCCACCGGGTTCGCCGTTCCTGAAGATGGACCGGGTGCGTGAGGCCGAGCAGTACAACCTCAGCCAGACCGTGCCCGGCCGAATCAACAGCATCGTCAACATCCACAATCCTTCGATTGAAGTACACACGGTGGATCGCAGCATCAATACTGGGGCGGCAGTGATCGTGGTGGCGGGCGGTGGTCACAACACGCTGAATGTCGGCAGCGAGGCGGCGGACTTCGTGCCGTTCTTCTATAACTACGGCATCAATACGGTGATCCTGAGAAACCGGCTGCGGCGTGACGGCTACAATCCGCAGACCGAGGCGGTCTACGACACGCTGCAGGCCATTCGCCTGGTGCGCGCCTACGCGAAGGAGTGGAATCTGGACCCCAACCGGATCGGGGTCATGGGTTTCTCAGCGGGGGCGGAACTGACGGCCGCCGCGGCAGTGCGGTTCGACGAATTCGACAAAGCCAACAATGCGGCGGGCGATCCGCTGGCCGGTATCACGTCCCGGCCGGATTTCGACGGGATCATCTATCCGGGACCTTCGCCCTTCGCGAAGAATCGAGTGGCTCCGGCGATTCCCCGCAATGTCTCGCCGGCGTTCCTGGTGTGCGGCGGTTCGGGCGACCGGGTCCACGCAATCTGGGCCATGGAGTACTACAACGCGATGCTGGCGTTGGGCGTGCCGAACATCGAGATGCACTTGTACGGCAATGGGAGGCATCCGGGCGATCCGCTACCGGACGGAACGCGCATGACCGGCGGGTTGACCGACCGCAATCACACGCCGTTTGGTACATGGCAGTTCCGGTTCATCGACTGGTTCCGAGATTTGGGTTTCCTGCAGAAGCCGGGTGTAGAGACCAAGGCGGCGCACGATGTGGCCGTGTTTGTCACTCAACCTCCCATTGTCGACAGGCCCGCCACCGCGCCGGCCAAACCGTAG